In bacterium, the genomic stretch AGGGTCACGGACGCTGCGGAGAGAATGGATTGGGGGATGCTCTGCTCCTGAAACCGGCGCAGCACGGTCTGTGCGTGTGGACGAATTCGACAGGTACGCCAGCGGCGGTTATACTCAACCATGAATTCCGTCCCCACCTGTTCAAACGGCGTACGCGAAAAATCAAATCCAAGCGCCTGATAATAGTCTCGCACCGGAAAATCAAAAATCCGTTGATAACGCTCCGGTGTTAAACCGGGTTTGCCGTACCGTCTCAGCAATTGATCCATGATCTCCACACACAGCGCGGCATCATCCAGCAACGTGCCGTTCCAATCCCACAAAATATACTGGTACCGGCCCGGGGGTATCAGCGGCATGAAAGGTCCTGTCGAGTTAGAATGAAAAACGGTCTGAAGGGTTTGTCGTCCGGGCGCTGAAGCCTGTTGTGCACACCCCGTGCGGACAAATTAACAATAAAACATCATTATTTCAATCGAAAAAGGCGGTGAAAGACAGGTTGAATGCAGTTGCTTTTCTGGATTTTTTTTTGTACAATTTCGGCATGCCGGCAAAACAAAGGCTTTGCATGCGCCGAAGCCCGGTCGCCCGCAACACGGCTGAACTCACTCGACGTAAAAAAAGAGGAAACCAATGAAAACGGCTGTCATCCTGTGCGCAGGCCAGGGGCGAAAAATGTGGCCCTATGGCGTCACCCGCAATAAAGCGATGCTGCCGGTGGCCAACCGGCCGCTGATCCTTTGGCAGGTGGATGCCCTGACGGCCATCGGTGTTGAAAAACTTGTTCTGGTGGTTGATTATCGTCAGGAACAGTTGCACAGCCTGCTGGACCATGATCCACGCGTCACCTTTGTATCCGCCGGCGGCTGCAAAGGCACAGCGCCGGCTCTTCTGGCCGCTTGGTCCACGCTGCAGGATCCCTCGTTGCTCGTCTGTTATGGCGATATCCTCTACAGCGCCGAGGACCTGCGGGCGTTGTTGCGACTGCACCAAGAGCAGCGGCGGCCGGCAACCGCGCTGCTGCAGCCCTTGGGAGAAGAAAAGCCCAATGACTGGCTGTGCGCTCAAGTGCACGGAGATCGCATCGAGCAGGTTCTCGGCCACCCGCGCGACAGCGTGTCCCACCGTTTCGGTGGAGTGTTCGCTTTGGAAAAAAGCATGCTGCCGTTCCTGCGCGCCAATCCAGGACGTATGGAAGCCATTCAAGTCGGCATGATGGCGCCGGATGAAGCGTACCTCGAAGCCTCGCTGCAAATCGCCCTGGAGGCGGAACAGGAAATCGGCGCCGCACAAGCCGGCGCCGCGTTGCAGGATCTGGACAAACCCTGGCATTTGCTGCAGGCCAATTACGTCTGGGGCCGGCATCTGCTGCAATCGATGGAACGATCGAATATAGCCGACAGCGCCAAGATATCAAAACGCGCCACGATCAACGGCCATGTGGTGATCGGCGCCAACAGCGAAATCGGCGATGGCGTGATCATCGAAGGCAACGTATGGATCGGCAACAACAGCCGGGTGGTGCAGGGCGCCATTCTGGAGAAAAACGTGATCATCGGCGATCACTGCACCGTGCGCCGGTTTGCGCAGGTCGAGGAGGGCTCGGTGATCGGCGATCGCTGCTTCATCGGCCATTGCGCTGAAGTAGCGGGAGTTCTGATGCGCAACGTCTATGCCTATCATTACGGCGAATTCTGGGGCGTCCTCGGCGAAGCCTGCGATCTCGGCGCTGCTACGGTATGCGGTAACCTGCGCTTTGACGACGGCCAGACCGTGCATCAGGTGTGCGGCCATCGCGAAACGCCTCTGCTCGGCGCCAACGCCGCCTATCTAGGCGACTATGTGCGCACCGGCGTCAACGCCATCCTGATGCCCGGCGTCAAAGTCGGTCCCTACAGCGTTATCGGCGCCGGCACTCTGGTGAACGAACAGGTGCCTGAACATACGCTGGTCTATGTCCAGCAACAGCAAATCCGCAAAACCTGGGGACCGGAACGCTATGGTTGGTGAAATCAAGGAAGCGCTATGACATTCTCTACCAGAACCACTCTGGGCCGCACAGGATTGTCCGTCGGCCGGATCGGCATTTCATCCAGTTTCGGTGCGCCCAGCGCCGCCATCGAAGAGGCGTTTGCAGCCGGATGCAACTATCTGACCTGGGGCACTTTTGTCAAAGGCCGCTCGCCTGAAATGAAAAAGGCCTTAAAGAACATCATCGGCCGGGGACAGCGTGAACAGCTGGTTCTCTCCATGTGGAGCTATGGCCACGATGCGTTTCTGACCGAAAAATTTTTTCTCAAGGGATTGCGCGATCTGGGAATCGACTATGCAGATGTTTTACTCCTGGGTTATTATTCCAAACGACCCAGACCATCCATCATCGACGGAGCGCTCCAGCTGAAAGAAAAAGGGCTGGTGCGTTTCATCGGTCTTTCCAGCCACCGCCGCGCCGTATATGCAGAACTGCTGCCGGAGGGTCTGTTCGATCTGTTCCATCTGCGCTACAATGCGATCCATCGCGGCGCTGAAACCGAGGTGTTTCCTTTCCTGCCGCAGAAAGACCGGCCCGGGATCGTCTCCTTTACCG encodes the following:
- a CDS encoding HAD family hydrolase: MPLIPPGRYQYILWDWNGTLLDDAALCVEIMDQLLRRYGKPGLTPERYQRIFDFPVRDYYQALGFDFSRTPFEQVGTEFMVEYNRRWRTCRIRPHAQTVLRRFQEQSIPQSILSAASVTLVQQGLQHFDLESFFDDIHGLDHHYAEGKLAQAQAFLSRCTAAPESVLLIGDTTHDHQVARAVGMDCVLIHAGHHALERLQACGVPLCTTLQDLIA
- a CDS encoding NTP transferase domain-containing protein; the encoded protein is MKTAVILCAGQGRKMWPYGVTRNKAMLPVANRPLILWQVDALTAIGVEKLVLVVDYRQEQLHSLLDHDPRVTFVSAGGCKGTAPALLAAWSTLQDPSLLVCYGDILYSAEDLRALLRLHQEQRRPATALLQPLGEEKPNDWLCAQVHGDRIEQVLGHPRDSVSHRFGGVFALEKSMLPFLRANPGRMEAIQVGMMAPDEAYLEASLQIALEAEQEIGAAQAGAALQDLDKPWHLLQANYVWGRHLLQSMERSNIADSAKISKRATINGHVVIGANSEIGDGVIIEGNVWIGNNSRVVQGAILEKNVIIGDHCTVRRFAQVEEGSVIGDRCFIGHCAEVAGVLMRNVYAYHYGEFWGVLGEACDLGAATVCGNLRFDDGQTVHQVCGHRETPLLGANAAYLGDYVRTGVNAILMPGVKVGPYSVIGAGTLVNEQVPEHTLVYVQQQQIRKTWGPERYGW
- a CDS encoding aldo/keto reductase; the encoded protein is MTFSTRTTLGRTGLSVGRIGISSSFGAPSAAIEEAFAAGCNYLTWGTFVKGRSPEMKKALKNIIGRGQREQLVLSMWSYGHDAFLTEKFFLKGLRDLGIDYADVLLLGYYSKRPRPSIIDGALQLKEKGLVRFIGLSSHRRAVYAELLPEGLFDLFHLRYNAIHRGAETEVFPFLPQKDRPGIVSFTATSWRQLLNAKKTPAGRPPATAADCYRFVLSNPNVDVCMMGARDSQQMRENLKVLESGPMNEEEMARMRALGDHLHK